One region of Pseudoalteromonas galatheae genomic DNA includes:
- a CDS encoding CopD family protein → MSLLLTYKALHIFFMIAWFAGIFNLPRLFVYHAMTEEKSCSSMLKIMERRLLFFVTPFAILTAVFGVLMITEYGREWFKLSMWLHYKLALVILIYIYHGYCFKLLADFKHDRNRKSDKFYRYFNELPVLILLAIVFLAVLKPAL, encoded by the coding sequence ATGAGCTTATTGCTAACGTATAAAGCCTTACATATCTTTTTTATGATTGCCTGGTTTGCAGGGATTTTTAATCTGCCACGTCTCTTTGTATATCACGCGATGACTGAAGAAAAATCTTGCAGCTCAATGCTCAAAATCATGGAGCGCCGTCTGCTCTTTTTTGTAACCCCATTTGCTATTCTCACCGCAGTGTTTGGGGTTTTAATGATTACAGAATACGGACGTGAGTGGTTTAAGCTCAGTATGTGGCTACACTACAAGCTGGCGCTCGTGATTTTAATTTATATTTATCATGGTTATTGCTTTAAATTACTTGCCGACTTTAAACATGATCGCAATCGTAAAAGCGACAAGTTTTATCGTTATTTCAACGAACTTCCCGTACTAATCTTATTAGCCATAGTCTTTCTTGCCGTTTTAAAACCTGCACTGTAA
- a CDS encoding chloride channel protein, which translates to MSLDALRRSLAKPKTSAQLCLLGAGAGLLAAILIIAFRLTIELIQGTFLDKPDDFTELSELHRLFLPVLAALLIAVFAALTGFKHYRLGIPYVINRIKHHYGHMPIWNSANQFFGGAVALISGFSVGREGPSVHMGATAASILSERLHLPLNAARTLAGCGVAAGIAASFNTPLAAVIFVMEVVLREYKIHIFVPVMLASVIGAMSTQYVFGNSSELALIHITPLSFWHYPYLIICGAALGAVAFAFNQNLMLIIKTFKPISMFPRLLLAGLIAGLIGYAVPGAMGSGMSAITQAVESPHNLQLLTTILIAKLMATIFAIGLGIPGGLIGPVIGLGVIMGTLMSFFAQFIEPSVDVAGTYGVLGMAGLLAATLHAPLAALTAVMELTSNPKIIVPAMLVITTAYVTALQAFGNRSIFIQQLDFQGLPYQVSPAKEALQKVGIVAEMDENFKLLYSDDKEQIKETLSAVDSQTPLIVYDEQSGYRLAEYDLNLISEGSVSVSYIELQGLSTQATLADAFDVLKDKRSGAVYIYNQKDDKQILGLLRWDQIRHILTTRNSLL; encoded by the coding sequence ATGTCGTTGGATGCATTAAGACGAAGCCTTGCAAAACCTAAAACTTCAGCACAACTGTGCCTGCTTGGTGCTGGTGCAGGCCTGCTTGCGGCGATACTTATCATTGCTTTTCGTCTTACTATTGAATTGATCCAAGGCACATTTCTCGACAAACCAGATGACTTTACAGAGCTTTCTGAGCTACACCGGTTATTTTTACCTGTGCTTGCTGCTCTACTCATCGCAGTCTTTGCAGCATTAACAGGGTTTAAGCATTACCGTTTGGGCATTCCATATGTGATTAATCGAATCAAACACCATTACGGTCATATGCCAATTTGGAACTCTGCTAACCAGTTTTTTGGTGGCGCTGTCGCTTTGATCAGTGGCTTTTCTGTTGGTCGAGAAGGACCATCTGTACACATGGGAGCAACAGCCGCGAGTATTTTGTCAGAGCGCTTACATTTACCATTAAATGCTGCACGGACTTTAGCCGGTTGCGGTGTAGCTGCGGGTATTGCTGCCTCATTTAATACCCCGCTAGCAGCAGTTATATTCGTTATGGAAGTCGTGCTAAGGGAGTATAAAATCCATATTTTCGTGCCCGTGATGTTAGCCTCAGTGATCGGTGCAATGAGCACGCAATATGTATTTGGCAATAGCTCTGAGCTGGCACTCATTCATATCACTCCATTGAGCTTTTGGCATTACCCCTATTTAATTATTTGTGGTGCGGCATTAGGGGCAGTTGCTTTCGCTTTTAATCAAAACCTAATGCTGATCATCAAAACTTTTAAGCCCATCAGTATGTTTCCTCGTCTTTTATTAGCGGGGTTAATCGCGGGATTGATTGGCTATGCCGTGCCGGGAGCAATGGGCTCAGGTATGAGTGCTATCACCCAAGCCGTGGAGTCTCCACACAACCTACAGCTACTTACAACAATATTAATTGCTAAGCTGATGGCAACTATATTCGCAATTGGGCTTGGTATACCAGGCGGGCTTATTGGCCCAGTAATTGGGCTTGGGGTTATCATGGGCACTTTGATGTCTTTCTTTGCTCAATTTATTGAACCCAGTGTCGATGTTGCGGGAACTTATGGTGTCCTCGGTATGGCAGGCTTACTTGCTGCAACACTACACGCTCCACTTGCTGCGCTCACTGCGGTTATGGAGCTTACTTCCAACCCAAAAATAATTGTTCCAGCTATGCTAGTGATCACCACAGCTTACGTGACAGCTTTACAGGCATTTGGCAATCGCTCTATTTTTATTCAACAACTAGATTTCCAAGGACTACCTTACCAAGTATCCCCTGCAAAAGAGGCATTACAGAAAGTAGGAATAGTAGCTGAGATGGATGAGAATTTTAAGCTGCTCTATTCTGACGATAAAGAGCAAATAAAAGAGACCCTGTCTGCTGTTGATAGCCAAACGCCACTCATTGTTTATGACGAACAAAGCGGCTACCGTTTAGCGGAATACGATTTGAACTTAATCTCTGAAGGTAGCGTATCGGTCTCTTATATCGAGCTACAAGGATTAAGTACACAAGCGACCTTAGCTGATGCCTTTGATGTGCTAAAAGACAAGCGTTCGGGCGCGGTGTATATATATAATCAAAAGGATGATAAACAAATACTTGGGTTATTGCGATGGGACCAAATTCGTCACATACTCACCACCAGAAACAGTTTACTCTAG
- the erpA gene encoding iron-sulfur cluster insertion protein ErpA: MSEQLPIQFSDAAASRVKELIEEEENANLKLRVYVTGGGCSGFQYGFTFDEKVNPGDLEIVKNGVTMVVDPMSIQYLIDGIVDYTEGLEGARFFVNNPNATTTCGCGASFSV; this comes from the coding sequence ATGTCTGAACAGTTACCAATTCAGTTTTCTGACGCAGCGGCAAGTCGCGTAAAAGAACTTATTGAAGAAGAAGAGAATGCCAATCTTAAACTACGTGTTTACGTAACAGGTGGTGGTTGCTCAGGCTTTCAATACGGTTTCACCTTTGATGAAAAAGTAAATCCAGGTGACTTAGAAATCGTTAAGAATGGTGTGACTATGGTTGTTGATCCTATGAGTATTCAGTATTTAATCGACGGCATCGTAGATTATACCGAAGGACTTGAAGGCGCGCGTTTTTTCGTAAATAATCCAAATGCAACGACCACCTGTGGTTGTGGTGCAAGTTTCAGCGTCTAA
- a CDS encoding helix-turn-helix domain-containing protein, which translates to MMGKTVSSEENGKLTKWLKSKRHEKGHTMRSLAQVLGTPHSFIGKIENQERRLDVIEFLRYCEALEVDPYEGLQLIKEDQ; encoded by the coding sequence ATGATGGGTAAAACGGTTTCTTCTGAAGAAAACGGTAAACTAACCAAGTGGCTAAAATCAAAGCGCCACGAGAAAGGTCACACAATGCGCAGCCTTGCGCAGGTGTTAGGTACGCCTCATTCATTCATTGGTAAGATCGAAAACCAAGAGCGCCGGTTGGATGTTATTGAGTTTTTACGTTACTGCGAAGCGCTAGAAGTTGATCCTTATGAAGGCTTACAGCTAATCAAAGAAGATCAATAA
- a CDS encoding AmpG family muropeptide MFS transporter encodes MLISSSFSQYLSYYKDKRLLTVFAFGISSGFPWVLIGSVMSAWLKDEGLSRSTIGLFGLVYGAYTINFLWSPLVDRIKIPLLYNRLGQRRSWIASCQFIIIIATFALATISIKTHLSYAALLCFIIALFSATQDIAIDAYRIDILPEDESEKATAAAAMATSGWWSGYALLGAIPFFIADLPGFSWPIIYQMLSVVVVCLLVVTLLAKEPKSHREQVQEQLQKSYEQKLNHRASSNASKKVYAWLAVTLIEPFKRFFEKNGVKTACALLAFIFLFKIGEAFLARMSIVFYKEVGFSNTQIGQYSKLGTGVITIVFAFLGSIFNHKYGIVKGLFISGVAMAASNLMFSWIAIAGPKEHLYALAIVVDGFTQAWSLVAMVAFISMLCDRAFSATHYALLASLGSLGRTVLSGYSGFVIDDLLGGNWALFFALTALMVLPSLLFLYLIRHKLYAIEKAYHASKN; translated from the coding sequence ATGTTGATATCATCTAGCTTTTCGCAATATCTTAGTTATTACAAAGACAAGCGCCTCTTAACTGTCTTTGCTTTTGGAATAAGTAGCGGTTTTCCTTGGGTATTGATTGGCTCGGTGATGTCAGCTTGGCTTAAAGATGAAGGATTAAGCCGCAGCACCATTGGCCTATTTGGCCTAGTATATGGTGCATATACCATTAATTTTTTGTGGTCCCCACTCGTTGACCGCATAAAAATCCCCTTGCTGTATAATCGCTTAGGACAAAGGCGAAGCTGGATAGCAAGTTGCCAATTTATTATTATTATTGCCACCTTCGCATTAGCCACTATTTCAATTAAAACCCACCTTTCGTATGCTGCATTATTGTGCTTTATTATTGCGTTATTTTCAGCTACCCAAGATATTGCAATAGATGCTTATCGTATCGATATTTTACCAGAAGACGAAAGTGAAAAGGCAACGGCTGCGGCAGCGATGGCGACTTCAGGTTGGTGGTCTGGCTATGCCTTACTTGGTGCCATTCCGTTCTTTATAGCCGATTTACCCGGCTTTAGTTGGCCCATTATCTATCAGATGCTAAGCGTCGTCGTCGTGTGTTTATTAGTGGTCACTTTGTTGGCAAAAGAGCCAAAATCTCATCGCGAGCAAGTACAAGAGCAGCTACAGAAGAGTTACGAACAAAAACTTAACCACCGCGCTTCATCAAATGCTTCCAAAAAGGTCTATGCTTGGCTTGCCGTGACCCTGATTGAACCCTTTAAACGATTTTTTGAAAAAAATGGGGTTAAAACGGCATGTGCTCTACTCGCCTTTATTTTCCTATTTAAGATAGGAGAGGCCTTCTTAGCCCGCATGTCCATCGTATTTTATAAAGAAGTGGGGTTTTCAAACACCCAAATCGGACAATATTCCAAACTTGGGACCGGTGTGATCACCATTGTATTTGCATTTCTTGGCAGTATTTTTAACCACAAGTACGGTATCGTAAAAGGCTTGTTTATCAGTGGCGTCGCTATGGCCGCATCTAATTTAATGTTTTCTTGGATTGCAATTGCAGGCCCCAAAGAACACCTTTACGCACTAGCAATTGTAGTGGATGGCTTTACTCAGGCGTGGTCATTGGTAGCCATGGTGGCGTTTATTTCTATGCTCTGTGATAGAGCATTTAGTGCGACCCACTATGCCTTACTGGCATCACTTGGCAGTTTAGGCCGTACCGTGCTGTCGGGCTATAGCGGTTTTGTGATAGATGATTTGCTTGGAGGTAATTGGGCACTCTTCTTCGCGCTAACAGCGCTTATGGTGCTTCCATCATTATTATTTTTATATTTAATTCGGCACAAGCTTTATGCTATTGAAAAAGCGTATCATGCTAGCAAAAACTAG
- a CDS encoding peptidylprolyl isomerase yields MKKIILSLTALLLSMNVFAEMSGKFVQKNNLFPRVQINTSKGPIIVELDRSRAPITVNNFLTYVINKDYNGSVFHRVERDEANEKDFVIQGGGYDKEYDGMFEREAIFNESGNGLKNDMYTIAMAYQDNKPHSGTRQFFFNMDDNDHLNPGRGWGFAVFGNVSEGYETLDAIMKVETGYNEKLGYTFIPKEPVIILSVEVLKQPE; encoded by the coding sequence ATGAAAAAAATAATTCTAAGCTTAACCGCCCTATTATTAAGCATGAATGTCTTTGCCGAAATGAGCGGTAAATTTGTACAAAAGAATAATCTATTCCCTCGAGTTCAAATCAATACTAGTAAAGGGCCGATTATTGTCGAACTAGACAGATCGAGAGCCCCAATCACAGTAAATAACTTCTTAACTTACGTGATCAACAAAGATTATAACGGCTCTGTTTTCCATCGAGTTGAACGTGATGAAGCCAACGAAAAAGACTTTGTTATTCAAGGTGGAGGTTACGACAAAGAGTACGATGGAATGTTTGAGCGCGAAGCTATCTTCAATGAAAGCGGTAATGGTTTGAAGAATGATATGTATACCATTGCCATGGCATACCAAGACAACAAACCACACTCTGGTACCAGACAGTTTTTCTTTAATATGGACGACAACGATCACTTGAACCCAGGTAGAGGCTGGGGCTTTGCCGTGTTCGGGAACGTCTCTGAGGGCTATGAAACATTGGACGCAATTATGAAGGTGGAAACCGGCTACAATGAAAAGCTTGGCTATACCTTTATACCTAAAGAGCCCGTCATTATTCTTTCAGTCGAAGTATTAAAACAGCCAGAGTAA
- a CDS encoding YajG family lipoprotein — MRFSLLIILLTLILVGCESSPRSVILHPEYQGPSSNALAANVAVQVNDLRTTKYTIRVKNQEPALYVPDANLPVNFNQVLTQALTAHGAQITPVAATQITVNINRFKAIIEESFSNHQSDAEADVTVLIKQGARSFKKQYKGNANLNGPLKHDQAKIEEQLNNLAQQVVTRIVQDPEFIQFVRGS; from the coding sequence ATGCGTTTTTCATTGCTGATTATTCTGCTAACCTTGATACTCGTGGGCTGTGAAAGCTCACCACGCAGTGTCATTCTTCATCCGGAATATCAAGGTCCTTCGTCAAACGCGCTCGCCGCCAACGTGGCGGTACAAGTAAACGACCTACGGACTACAAAATACACTATTCGCGTGAAAAACCAAGAACCCGCACTTTACGTACCTGATGCTAATTTACCAGTTAATTTTAATCAGGTATTAACACAAGCTCTCACTGCACATGGCGCGCAAATAACACCGGTCGCTGCAACGCAAATCACTGTGAATATCAATCGCTTTAAAGCCATTATTGAGGAGTCTTTCTCGAACCACCAAAGCGATGCTGAAGCTGACGTCACCGTACTGATAAAGCAAGGGGCTCGCAGTTTCAAAAAGCAATATAAAGGTAACGCTAATTTAAATGGTCCTCTAAAACACGACCAAGCCAAAATCGAAGAACAGCTCAACAACCTAGCTCAACAGGTTGTTACTCGAATCGTTCAAGATCCTGAATTTATTCAATTTGTGAGAGGAAGTTAA
- a CDS encoding methyltransferase, with the protein MTTDAILAGNPFTLHRFPLDQKNRSLQAWDSADEYLLDYVFEHHHDANRILILNDSFGALCCALADKHCTVVTDSYVSTLAYEHNLEANGLAGAQVDVLTSMDELPQDIALILIKIPKNSGLLQAQLAQLSKLTSGIPVIAAGKAKEIHTSTLKSFSHFLTEPTTSLAVKKSRLVFSKTSAKAIDSKFPVSWPLEKTDFTLSNEANVFSRDSLDIGARFFINYLPMGKKPMKVIDLGCGNGVIGLMTLAKMPNATVTFIDESAMAVHSAKQNIVNNLPERVADCQFVQNDCLTGFENYGADLVLCNPPFHQANAITDHIAWQMFLQAKAALRQGGELRIIGNRHLEYDDKLKRLFGNSKTLGNNKKFTVLSAIKRS; encoded by the coding sequence GACGACTGATGCAATTCTAGCCGGAAACCCTTTTACGCTACATAGGTTTCCACTCGATCAAAAAAACCGTAGCTTACAAGCTTGGGATTCAGCCGACGAATACCTGTTAGATTATGTCTTTGAACATCACCACGATGCAAACCGTATTCTCATTCTCAACGATAGTTTTGGCGCGTTATGCTGTGCACTTGCCGACAAGCACTGCACGGTAGTGACCGACTCTTATGTGAGTACCCTCGCCTACGAGCATAATTTGGAGGCCAACGGACTCGCAGGCGCTCAGGTTGATGTACTCACTAGCATGGATGAGCTACCACAAGATATCGCTCTGATATTAATAAAAATTCCTAAAAATTCAGGGCTATTGCAAGCGCAACTTGCACAGTTAAGTAAACTAACTTCAGGCATTCCCGTAATTGCGGCGGGCAAAGCAAAAGAAATTCACACCTCCACATTAAAAAGCTTTAGCCACTTTTTGACGGAGCCAACGACTAGCTTAGCGGTAAAAAAATCGCGCTTGGTATTCAGCAAGACGTCAGCCAAAGCCATTGATAGTAAATTCCCTGTGTCTTGGCCGCTGGAAAAAACCGATTTTACCTTGTCGAATGAAGCAAATGTTTTCTCACGAGATTCTCTTGATATTGGCGCTCGTTTTTTTATTAATTACCTTCCTATGGGTAAGAAACCAATGAAGGTCATTGATCTTGGCTGCGGTAACGGTGTCATTGGATTGATGACGCTCGCAAAAATGCCAAATGCTACCGTCACCTTTATCGACGAGTCGGCGATGGCGGTGCACAGCGCGAAGCAAAATATCGTTAATAATTTACCTGAGCGTGTTGCTGATTGTCAGTTTGTCCAAAACGACTGTCTAACGGGTTTTGAAAATTACGGTGCGGATCTGGTACTGTGTAACCCGCCATTCCATCAGGCCAATGCAATCACAGATCACATCGCTTGGCAGATGTTTTTACAAGCTAAGGCAGCGCTTCGACAAGGGGGTGAGTTAAGAATTATCGGTAACCGCCACTTGGAATACGACGATAAACTCAAGCGTTTGTTCGGTAACAGCAAGACACTAGGCAATAACAAAAAGTTCACTGTTTTAAGTGCAATAAAGAGGAGCTAA